AGAGTTTAGAGCCGCCTACGCCGCCGACGCCGCCGCCGCCGCCTACGCCGCCGTTTACGCCGCCTACGCCGCCGCCGCCGCCTACGCCGCCGTTTACGCCGCCGACGCCGACGCCGACGCCGCCGCCGTTTACGCCGCCGACGCCGCCGCCGCCGCCTACGCCGCCTACGCCGCCGCCGCCTACGTCAACATCTGGGAAGAGATTCATCTGGATATTGCGGCCATTGAAACGGGCGCAACGGTTGAACAGTTGATGGAACGCCCCTTATGGGGAAAGATGCCGGATGATGTGAAAGAACATTGGCAAGAGCTGAAACAGGCCCTGTTGGGTCTGGACGAAAACTGGCAGGTCTGGACCCAATGGTATGAGGATCGTCTTATCAGCGGCCCCAAACCCAATGGCCGCCCGGTCTATTACCCGCTTGAAAAAGAACGTGTCTTGATCCCCGATGAAGACTGGGAAAAAGGTCCGGCACATGTCAATGGGCTGATTGCCAGGATTGAAGAAAGATATCGCGGGATTTCTGAACCATCGGGGCAACAAGCGGCCTCTTTGGAATTTGAAAGAAAGCCCAATGGCAAAATTGGTCGCCAGCCCCTGCAGCCCCAAAAGGCGGAGGATGAAGAACAGGCTGAGATCTGGCGTGAAGCATGGGAAGGAATACGTTTTTCGTTTGATGATCTGTTGGAGATGCAACCTGCACGAAACCTGCCACGGCTTCAACCCATCTTAAAAAGATATGATCGGGCCTTGTCACAGGATTTCGACGATATGTCTGTGGTGCAGCTGGGGCAAATGGGGCAACGGCTTTTGGAACTGTTAAACCGTAATACGGATATGCTTTCTGATGATGTGACTGGGGAAATATCGGCCTTGCTTGCCAGCCATCATGATTTCATCCGCCAAATGCCGCGCTGGCAGAAGTTTCTGGCTGCACGCAATGATGATATAGGCAAGGAAGATGTCGCCCTTTCCCTCACCCTTGGTCATCAAAGTATTGAAGAACCCGAGATGCTGGAAAAAGAAGCGGCGGAAGATGTTGAACTGTCGCTTAAATCAGTGGAAGACGTTCTTGATGAGGGGGAGGAACAGGAGGAGTGGCTGAAGGATAAAAGCCTGCCTGCGGACCATGTGCGCAGTATGGATAACCTGATGAATGTATCCTGCCAATTGATCATCCGTGAAATCCGTGAAAAAGGCAATGATGTCACCCAGCTTGATGACCCGACCAAGGACATGTTGATGAAACTGTGTGACGATGAAGTCTTGGTCCAAACCTTGATGGAACAAGGCGCACGCAGTGAATTTGCCTGGTTGATCCCATTGTTGCATTTTATCCGTACCGCATCAAAGGCGGAGTCTTGAATGACGGTGTTGGAAAGAAAAAACACGTCATCCCCAGCTTGATTGGGGGGGGGCGGCCGTCTTTGAAAAGGTCCCCGCCTGCGCGAGGACGACCATAGGGATAAAAAAGAGCCTCCGCACAGAATGCAGGGGCTCTTTTTTATTCAATGGTGAAGAGGTGGGCTTAGAGCCATTCGTCTTCGCATTCCAGAACCGCACCGTAGCCTTTAGTAAAGATGGCTTTGAGCGCACTGGAGGTAGGCAGGATTTGTTCTGCGAAGAAGCGGGCTGTATTGATCTTGGCTTTCATGAAGTTTGGATCGCCAGCACCGTCATCCAGTTTACCTTGGGCGATGAGGGCAGATTTGGTCAAGAGCCAGCCACCGCACAGGTTACCCATCAAACGCAGGTAGTGAACAGAACCTGTGGCCGCTTGTTTCGGGTCTTCCTTAAAGCTGTCGATCAGCCAGCTTGTGGCTTTTTCCGTATTGGCAATGGCAACGTCCAACGCATCAGCCATTTCAGCAAACACGCCGCCTTTGGCTTTGGCAGCAGCCACGTCTTCTTTGATCATGGGCAGCAGGATATCAAGATATGTCCCACCGTTCATGGCGACTTTACGCCCGATCAGGTCGTTGGCCTGAATGCCGTTGGTGCCTTCGTAAATGGCGGTGATGCGCACATCGCGCAACCATTGGGCCGCACCGGATTCTTCAATAAAGCCCATGCCGCCATGAACCTGAATGCCATCATCGGCGACTTCGCGACCAATGTCGGTGGAATAGGCTTTGACAACCGGGGTCAGCAGTTGAACAAGCGCATCGGCTTGTGCACGTGATGCCTCATCTGCGCCTTTGACCTGAAAATCTTGCTGGCGGGCCGCGAAGTACGAAATAGCACGGGCGGCTTCTGTCTTGGCCTTCATGGTCAAGAGCATACGGCGCACGTCCGGGTGTTTATCAATGGTGACAGATGTCTTGTCTTTGGATCCAATCAGCGGGCTTTGCACACGCTCACGGGCATATTCACGGGCACATTGATAGGCACGTTCAGCCGCCGCGTAACCTTCGTTACCTACGTTCAGGCGCGCATTGTTCATCATGGTGAACATGCAGGCCAAGCCCTTGTTTTCTTCTTTCACCAGATAGCCTGTGGCTTCTTCAAAAGACATGGTGGCCGTTGGGGAACCGTGGATACCCATCTTATGTTCAATAGAGATACAATAAGCCGGATTGCGTTCACCCAAGGAGCCATCTTCATTGACCATATATTTCGGTACGATAAACAGGGAAATACCACGTGAGCCCGCAGGCGCATCCGGTGTGCGGGCCAAAACCAGGTGAATGATATTTTCCGCCATGTCATGTTCACCAAAGGTGATGAAGATTTTTTGACCGGAAATTTTGTAAGAGCCATCGTCTTGTGGCACAGCCTTGGTAGAGACAGCCGCCAGATCAGACCCGGCAGATGGTTCGGTCAGGTTCATAGTGCCTGTCCATTCGCCGGAGATCATCTTCGGCAGGTATTTTTCTTTTTGTTCGTCAGAAGCGTGGGCTTCAATAGCTTCAATCGCGCCGCCTGTCAGCATGGGGCACAGGCCAAAGGCGATGGAGGCTGAGTTCCAAATCTCGTTAACCGCATTTGACAGGACAAACGGCAGGCCCATGCCGCCATATTCAGGGTCACAGCCCAGACCCTGCCAGCCGCCTTCGATAAATTGGGCGTAGGCTTCTTTAAAACCGGGCGAGGTGGTGACTTCTGTATCTTTCCATTGTGCGGAATTTTCATCAGAGGTCCGTGCCAGCGGGGCGATGATGTCGCGACCCAGTTTGCCCGCTTCGTCCAAAATGGCGTCCACCATGTCTTCTGTCGCTTCTTCATAGCCGGGCAGGGCAGTGATGCTGTCAAGGTCCAGCAGGTCCTTGATCAGAAATTCCATTTCGTTAAGCGGGGCGTTATATACAGTCATCGGGGGACGCTCTCTTATTTCATGTTTCCAGTAATTTGGTATGACTATACCGATTAAGCGAAAAATATTCCAGAATAAATGTTCGGTCTGCGAATTAATATTTGTGAGGAAATGTAAAGGAATTTATGTTTTCTTTTGTCATCATTCGGGTTTCATTTTGTAATAGGAGGGGTGGATGACCAGTCTGATCCGTCTGCCGCTTTCGGTGGATCATCAAAAGAAAAAGGCACGTTCCATTGAACTGCCTTTTGCGCTGTATCTACATTTTATTACAAGCGATGAATTTGAAGCGATCCTGCCCAAAGAGCTGAAGGCAAAGGCGGAGAAATCGAAGAAGACATTTCTGGCGCAAAATCAGTTTTTTAGCGAGGAATATCAGGCGGAATATGAGCGCAGTGGCTATATCCGTTTTCTGACGGGGCCGGATGTGCATAAATTTTTTGCAAAAATCCTGTCGCTCAATTATCAGGCCCATCAAAACCTGCTGCAGGAACAGGCAGGATCGTTTCAGGAATATTTTTCAGACTTGAAACTGTTCTGGAATGGGAAATATCATCGCGAGATTAAGGGGGCGGATTTCAGTCATCTCCGTCAGGCCCTGTTCTGTCAGGCATGTTTGCGCACACAACATAAACGCATGACGGAAAAACAGACCCTTTATGACAAGCTGGGAGACTTTGCCAAGCAGGAGATCAAGGCGAAAGAGCTGGAAGTCAAACGGCTTAAGCAGGAATTGAGGCAGACTCAGCAAGAAACACAGCACTTACAGGAAAAATGTGAGGGGGTGGAGCAGGAATTGGCGAAAGTCAAAGAAGACAACATCGTGCTGGTGCCCAGTGATCCACATTATATGCTGGGGCTTGACCCAAAATCTGCGCAGGATGTAGAAGCGCGGGCAAAAATACTGCTTAAAACATTGCATCCGGATCGCAGTGGGTCCCATGAAACGGGCTATCTGTTTGATATGGTTGTGAAAGCGCGTGATATGATCTTGAAATAAGCCCTTTGTCTTATTTCCAGCTGTGCTCTGTGCTGGACCCGCTGTTTAATTGCTTGAAATAGGCTGTTTTAGAGAAAGCCTGATAGGTTTTGGTCATGGTTGTGCGTAGTTTTTGGTGGGCACGGTTGATATACATATAGGTTTCTTCAAAATAGATCGGATTTTTTGATGTTTGAAACGGGGTGTGTTTGTATTTACTCAAAATATAGTCAAGATTGCTTTTTGATACAAAGGCAAGATCAATCCGGCCAATTTTGATGAGCTTTACCAACTGATCAAGGTTTTTCGCCCTGACCAAACGTTGTCCGGGCAGGGGGCGGGTGAAGGAATTATAAATGAGATAGCCAATTTTAAGATTTGTGTTGTTTTTCAGCTCTTTTTGCATATCCATTTGCTTGGTCGACAGGGCAAACATGGGCGATTTATCAATCACAAAAGGTAATTTGCGGATGTTTTCAAGGGGCAGATTACTGGCAACGGCATAATCGACAAGCAAGGCGCTGCTGTAAGGGCCAATCATATGGAGTTCTTTCTGGCTTAAGGCCCAGATGGA
This sequence is a window from Terasakiella sp. SH-1. Protein-coding genes within it:
- a CDS encoding acyl-CoA dehydrogenase: MTVYNAPLNEMEFLIKDLLDLDSITALPGYEEATEDMVDAILDEAGKLGRDIIAPLARTSDENSAQWKDTEVTTSPGFKEAYAQFIEGGWQGLGCDPEYGGMGLPFVLSNAVNEIWNSASIAFGLCPMLTGGAIEAIEAHASDEQKEKYLPKMISGEWTGTMNLTEPSAGSDLAAVSTKAVPQDDGSYKISGQKIFITFGEHDMAENIIHLVLARTPDAPAGSRGISLFIVPKYMVNEDGSLGERNPAYCISIEHKMGIHGSPTATMSFEEATGYLVKEENKGLACMFTMMNNARLNVGNEGYAAAERAYQCAREYARERVQSPLIGSKDKTSVTIDKHPDVRRMLLTMKAKTEAARAISYFAARQQDFQVKGADEASRAQADALVQLLTPVVKAYSTDIGREVADDGIQVHGGMGFIEESGAAQWLRDVRITAIYEGTNGIQANDLIGRKVAMNGGTYLDILLPMIKEDVAAAKAKGGVFAEMADALDVAIANTEKATSWLIDSFKEDPKQAATGSVHYLRLMGNLCGGWLLTKSALIAQGKLDDGAGDPNFMKAKINTARFFAEQILPTSSALKAIFTKGYGAVLECEDEWL
- a CDS encoding transporter substrate-binding domain-containing protein gives rise to the protein MLSSAHRITSIIMLSFFAACITTVPTQAQDKPETVIKIATTGDNFYFHTLLTEVMEKSGYKFKLLRQPFKRSIWALSQKELHMIGPYSSALLVDYAVASNLPLENIRKLPFVIDKSPMFALSTKQMDMQKELKNNTNLKIGYLIYNSFTRPLPGQRLVRAKNLDQLVKLIKIGRIDLAFVSKSNLDYILSKYKHTPFQTSKNPIYFEETYMYINRAHQKLRTTMTKTYQAFSKTAYFKQLNSGSSTEHSWK